A region of Oncorhynchus masou masou isolate Uvic2021 chromosome 29, UVic_Omas_1.1, whole genome shotgun sequence DNA encodes the following proteins:
- the LOC135520165 gene encoding protein C-ets-2-like isoform X2 translates to MDMYQAGYYMENFRTQEVPAGLDFASYDSKGPGQQYPESYGELKKNLCPYDNKVTSSDSVLFNLDSYPEFNCWASYPSDGLTLDQSQAGFQDSTQTYHSLVPLCSPAQSGQFSPGMEDASTSNSFLPGKGTSHSGSPSTVSLDHLSEAEQSYTRHSGEQLYDSEAQKTSPSFWPDYPSPSYSASLLPPHHPPSCSSTPGPQQPSEQYCPRVAKRKSTHSQRHERERGQVMGMSVYPGSGPIQLWQFLLELLLDSACCTFICWTGDGWEFKMSDPAEVAKRWGQCKNKPKMNYEKLSRGLRYYYHKNIIHKTTGKRYVYRFVLDVQGMLGKTAQEVLASLNILPTGTESSWQGQGAPVSSPVSSEAWRRCRGSVPAALVLIGAIVS, encoded by the exons ATGGATATGTACCAAGCTGGATATTATATGGAAAATTTCAGGACACAGGAAGTCCCTGCTGGTTTGGACTTTGCATCATATG ACAGTAAAGGACCCGGGCAGCAGTATCCAGAGAGTTATGGAGAGCTGAAGAAGAATCTCTGTCCGTACGACAACAAAG tAACCTCCAGTGACTCTGTCCTGTTCAACCTGGATTCATACCCAGAGTTTAACTGTTGGGCATCATACCCAAGTG ATGGGTTGACTTTGGACCAGTCTCAAGCGGGTTTCCAGGATTCCACCCAGACGTACCACAGCCTTGTGCCCCTGTGTTCTCCAGCCCAGAGTGGACAGTTCAGCCCGGGCATGGAGGATGCTAGCACCAGCAACTCCTTCCTCCCTGGAAAAGGAACGAGCCACAGCGGGTCCCCCAGCACTGTCAGCCTGGACCACCTCA GTGAAGCTGAACAAAGCTACACCCGTCACTCAGGTGAACAACTGTACGACTCAGAAGCACAAAAGACGTCACCCTCCTTCTGGCCAGACTACCCCTCTCCCAGCTACAGCGCATCCCTGCTGCCCCCTCACCACCCTCCATCTTGTTCCTCAACCCCTGGACCACAGCAGCCTTCAGAGCAATACTGCCCCCGTGTGGCCAAACGCAAAAGTACACACTCCCAAAGACacgagagggaaagaggacaAGTGATGGGAATGTCAGTTTATCCAG GATCAGGGCCCATCCAATTATGGCAGTTCTTACTGGAGCTGCTTCTAGACTCTGCCTGCTGTACCTTCATCTGCTGGACAGGAGACGGTTGGGAGTTCAAGATGTCCGACCCAGCAGAG GTGGCCAAGCGCTGGGGCCAGTGTAAGAACAAGCCCAAGATGAACTACGAGAAGCTGAGCCGTGGCCTGCGCTACTACTACCACAAGAACATCATCCACAAAACGACGGGCAAGCGATACGTCTACCGCTTCGTCTTGGACGTGCAGGGGATGCTGGGGAAGACGGCACAGGAGGTCCTGGCCAGCCTGAACATTTTACCCACGGGGACAGAGTCCTCCTGGCAAGGCCAGGGGGCACCAGTATCATCACCAGTGTCCAGCGAAGCATGGCGTCGCTGTAGAGGGAGTGTACCAGCAGCACTGGTTCTCATTGGTGCTATTGTCTCTTGA
- the LOC135520165 gene encoding protein C-ets-2-like isoform X1 — protein sequence MDMYQAGYYMENFRTQEVPAGLDFASYDYSDEDLSFLLDSKGPGQQYPESYGELKKNLCPYDNKVTSSDSVLFNLDSYPEFNCWASYPSDGLTLDQSQAGFQDSTQTYHSLVPLCSPAQSGQFSPGMEDASTSNSFLPGKGTSHSGSPSTVSLDHLSEAEQSYTRHSGEQLYDSEAQKTSPSFWPDYPSPSYSASLLPPHHPPSCSSTPGPQQPSEQYCPRVAKRKSTHSQRHERERGQVMGMSVYPGSGPIQLWQFLLELLLDSACCTFICWTGDGWEFKMSDPAEVAKRWGQCKNKPKMNYEKLSRGLRYYYHKNIIHKTTGKRYVYRFVLDVQGMLGKTAQEVLASLNILPTGTESSWQGQGAPVSSPVSSEAWRRCRGSVPAALVLIGAIVS from the exons ATGGATATGTACCAAGCTGGATATTATATGGAAAATTTCAGGACACAGGAAGTCCCTGCTGGTTTGGACTTTGCATCATATG ACTACAGTGATGAAGACCTGTCTTTTCTATTAGACAGTAAAGGACCCGGGCAGCAGTATCCAGAGAGTTATGGAGAGCTGAAGAAGAATCTCTGTCCGTACGACAACAAAG tAACCTCCAGTGACTCTGTCCTGTTCAACCTGGATTCATACCCAGAGTTTAACTGTTGGGCATCATACCCAAGTG ATGGGTTGACTTTGGACCAGTCTCAAGCGGGTTTCCAGGATTCCACCCAGACGTACCACAGCCTTGTGCCCCTGTGTTCTCCAGCCCAGAGTGGACAGTTCAGCCCGGGCATGGAGGATGCTAGCACCAGCAACTCCTTCCTCCCTGGAAAAGGAACGAGCCACAGCGGGTCCCCCAGCACTGTCAGCCTGGACCACCTCA GTGAAGCTGAACAAAGCTACACCCGTCACTCAGGTGAACAACTGTACGACTCAGAAGCACAAAAGACGTCACCCTCCTTCTGGCCAGACTACCCCTCTCCCAGCTACAGCGCATCCCTGCTGCCCCCTCACCACCCTCCATCTTGTTCCTCAACCCCTGGACCACAGCAGCCTTCAGAGCAATACTGCCCCCGTGTGGCCAAACGCAAAAGTACACACTCCCAAAGACacgagagggaaagaggacaAGTGATGGGAATGTCAGTTTATCCAG GATCAGGGCCCATCCAATTATGGCAGTTCTTACTGGAGCTGCTTCTAGACTCTGCCTGCTGTACCTTCATCTGCTGGACAGGAGACGGTTGGGAGTTCAAGATGTCCGACCCAGCAGAG GTGGCCAAGCGCTGGGGCCAGTGTAAGAACAAGCCCAAGATGAACTACGAGAAGCTGAGCCGTGGCCTGCGCTACTACTACCACAAGAACATCATCCACAAAACGACGGGCAAGCGATACGTCTACCGCTTCGTCTTGGACGTGCAGGGGATGCTGGGGAAGACGGCACAGGAGGTCCTGGCCAGCCTGAACATTTTACCCACGGGGACAGAGTCCTCCTGGCAAGGCCAGGGGGCACCAGTATCATCACCAGTGTCCAGCGAAGCATGGCGTCGCTGTAGAGGGAGTGTACCAGCAGCACTGGTTCTCATTGGTGCTATTGTCTCTTGA